The DNA region ATCATCACACCCGTTTGTACCCCGGCTTTGCCAGGCAGCTAAACGGCAGGGATGCACTCTGCATCCCTGCCGTTTAGCTGTAATAATATTATTCCTCATTCTCCTGCTGGGCGGCGAATTCGTCCTTGGCCTGCTGGAGGATCTTTTTATCGTGCTTGGTTTTTATGGCGGACTGGTCGAAGCGGGCCCAGAGATCCGGGCGGCGGGCCATGGTGCGCTTATAGCTCTCTTTCCTGCGCCAATCATCTACGCCGCCGTGGTTGCCGCTGAGGAGGATGGCCGGGACCTTGCGGCCATGCCACTGCTCGGGGCGGGAATACTGGGGATACTCCAGCAGTCCGTTCCAGTGGCTCTCGTCGGTATAGCAGCTCTCCTCGGGCAGCACCCCCTCCTCCATACGGAACAGGCAGTCCGCCACGGCCATGGCCGGAATCTCGCCGCCGGTGAGGACGAAGTCACCCATGCTCAGCTCCTCGTCCACGCACTCGTCAATGAAGCGCTGGTCCACCCCCTCATAGTGTCCGCAGACCAGGAGGATATTTTCATGCGCGGCCTTCAGCTCCTTGGCTACCTCCTGGGTAAAGGTCCGGCCACAGGGGGACATATAGATCGTGTAGGGCCTCTCCCCTACCTCCCCGCAGACATGCTCCCAGCAGCGGTACAGGGGGTCTGCCTGCATCACCGCACCCCGACCGCCGCCGTAGGGATAATCGTCCACCTGCATCTGCTTATTGGTGGTATACTCCCGAATCTGGTGGGTGTAGAGCCGGATAAAGCCCCGGTCCCGGGCCCGGCCGATGATGGACTGGCCCATCATGGCCTCGATAGCATCGGGAAACAGGGTCATAATGTCAATTCTCATCGGTGTCCAATCCTTTCATATTGTGTACGCGCAGGGTGCCGCCGTCTACATCCACGGAGGCGATGAACACGCCGGGAACGGCGGGGATCAGGTACTCCCGTGGGCCCCGGACCTCGTAGACCTTATGGGCGGGATAATGGAGGACCCGATGGAGCTTGCCCAGCTCCGCCCCGGTGGCATCGTCCAGAACGGTGAGGCCCTCCAGCTCAGCGTCGAAATACTCCCCCGCCGGGAGGTGGGCGTCCTCTCGACGAATGGAGACCTCCCGGCCCTTCAGCGCCAGGGCGGCGTCCATGTCCTCTACCCCGGGCAGAGTCAGAAGCAGGGTGGACTTATGGACCCGGCGGCTTTTGACCCGAACGGGCTCCCCATTTACATAGAGCGTATCAAACACCGCCACAAACTCCGGGGTGAAGCCCTCCGGATTCAGCTTCAGCTCCCCCTTGATGCCGTGGGCATTGACGATATGGCCGACGGGGATATAGACAGGACGCACAGCGCTCCCTCCTCTTTACCTTAAATTACCGACTTTATTATAGCGGAACTTTCTCCCGCAGGCAACACCTGATTGGATCGTTCGGGGGGCAAATTTCGGTAACAATTTTGTATCTTTTTTGACACGATTGCGTCGTTTTTCCCGGCTCCGAAGGCGAATAAATCCAGCAATTTCCGGAAAAACTTGACATATGGCTAAGAAAGTGCTATACTCCAATAAAATTTGTTTTTGTAACAAGTGTTACATTTCGGTTACAAACGAGATTCATTTCATTAACTTTTTGAGTTAATTTTATCCAGTCTATACCGAAAGGAGCCTCTCGGTTTTGGCAGGCTATACGCCGAAACGGGAGGGTTACGATCTCATGAAGAAAAGCTTTTTATCCCTTTTTGGCGGACAGCAGGGACAACCTGCCAACCGCCGCAGACTGCTGGCTCTGCTGGCACCGCTGACGGTGCTGGGCCTGGCCGTATGCATCTGCATGAGTCCCGCTCCGGCGGACGAGAGCGTGTATATGCTCATTGACAGCGAGTCTATCCACACCGTTACCGCCGACTCGGGCCTGGACTACGACAGCAGCGCCCTCTATGCCGCCCCCCACAGCGCAGGTGCGGCAGATGTGCAGCTGATCCTGAACAAGGGCCAGCAGGTACAGGTGAGCAATGCCGTACAGGGGGTGTCCGCCTCCGCTAAGCGCAGCAGCAACGGTGTGCAGCTGCTGGCCGCCTCCGTGGACGGCCAGGAGGATTCCTCCGAGGAGGAGACCACCCTGACCTCCCGCCACGAGACCGTGGCCAACCTCCTGCGCCGCAGCCATGTGAAGGTGAGCG from Vescimonas fastidiosa includes:
- the trmD gene encoding tRNA (guanosine(37)-N1)-methyltransferase TrmD; the protein is MRIDIMTLFPDAIEAMMGQSIIGRARDRGFIRLYTHQIREYTTNKQMQVDDYPYGGGRGAVMQADPLYRCWEHVCGEVGERPYTIYMSPCGRTFTQEVAKELKAAHENILLVCGHYEGVDQRFIDECVDEELSMGDFVLTGGEIPAMAVADCLFRMEEGVLPEESCYTDESHWNGLLEYPQYSRPEQWHGRKVPAILLSGNHGGVDDWRRKESYKRTMARRPDLWARFDQSAIKTKHDKKILQQAKDEFAAQQENEE
- the rimM gene encoding ribosome maturation factor RimM (Essential for efficient processing of 16S rRNA); translated protein: MRPVYIPVGHIVNAHGIKGELKLNPEGFTPEFVAVFDTLYVNGEPVRVKSRRVHKSTLLLTLPGVEDMDAALALKGREVSIRREDAHLPAGEYFDAELEGLTVLDDATGAELGKLHRVLHYPAHKVYEVRGPREYLIPAVPGVFIASVDVDGGTLRVHNMKGLDTDEN